The following coding sequences are from one Streptomyces dengpaensis window:
- a CDS encoding aldehyde dehydrogenase family protein yields MVVGGVELSAAYSALPFHHPMLTCSPGVGELVRRAAAEHLTPVTLELGCQNPVVVGHDADLADAAGARDCPTTDSSASARTTSSRRWTSATSRMGLSPALGIGDGLESQYRGNPAGGDERRLTGPVEHVDRRVAARHATGK; encoded by the coding sequence GTGGTCGTCGGCGGGGTCGAGCTGAGCGCGGCATACTCGGCCCTGCCGTTCCACCACCCGATGCTCACGTGCTCTCCCGGCGTGGGCGAGTTGGTCCGGAGGGCGGCAGCGGAACACCTCACCCCGGTCACCCTTGAACTCGGCTGCCAGAACCCGGTCGTGGTGGGCCATGACGCCGACCTCGCGGACGCCGCGGGGGCTCGCGACTGTCCAACGACGGACAGTTCCGCCTCGGCCCGGACCACGTCTTCGCGCCGATGGACCTCGGCAACATCACGGATGGGCCTCAGCCCGGCGCTCGGGATCGGGGATGGTCTGGAGAGCCAGTACCGCGGCAACCCGGCTGGGGGCGATGAACGCCGACTGACCGGACCTGTAGAGCACGTGGACCGCCGGGTGGCCGCCCGACACGCTACGGGGAAGTGA
- a CDS encoding protoglobin domain-containing protein, translating into MSTQTPAGYTYGSTSPSPVTRDDLAKLEASVLFTEEDEQALRMAGDVLEDQVEDVLDVWYGFVASHPHLVAYFATPDGTVLQDYLTRVRGRFGQWILDTCRRPYDDDWLSYAHEIGLRHTKDKKNRTDGADSAPYVPLRYMVAFIYPITATMRQFLANKGHDDEAVERMHQAWFKSVTLQTALWLQPYAGDQW; encoded by the coding sequence ATGAGCACGCAGACCCCGGCCGGCTACACCTACGGCTCCACCTCACCCAGCCCGGTCACCAGGGACGACCTGGCCAAGCTGGAGGCGAGTGTCCTGTTCACCGAGGAGGATGAACAGGCGCTGCGCATGGCCGGCGACGTGCTGGAGGACCAGGTCGAGGACGTCCTGGACGTCTGGTACGGATTCGTCGCCTCGCATCCGCACCTCGTCGCCTACTTCGCCACCCCGGACGGAACCGTACTGCAGGACTACCTGACGCGCGTCCGCGGCCGTTTCGGCCAGTGGATCCTTGACACCTGCCGCCGCCCGTACGACGACGACTGGCTCTCCTACGCCCACGAGATCGGCCTGCGCCACACGAAGGACAAGAAGAACCGGACCGACGGGGCGGACTCAGCGCCTTACGTCCCGCTGCGCTACATGGTGGCGTTCATTTACCCGATCACCGCCACCATGCGCCAGTTCCTGGCCAACAAGGGGCACGACGACGAGGCAGTGGAACGCATGCACCAGGCGTGGTTCAAGTCGGTGACGCTGCAGACCGCACTGTGGCTGCAGCCCTACGCGGGCGACCAGTGGTGA
- a CDS encoding transposase family protein, with amino-acid sequence MRLSDFLLAARAPRLDRALKKIAREGGGVVLLDGTLIRTRRRTGPDNRKNYSGKHKCHGLLVIALTDDRGRLVWVSAVRPGRTSEITACRHDKLTQKLRAAGLGAIADLAFVGLEDSDPGADPAMITGYKPARNRPLTRGQKLSTKALAAVRAPVEHGFAHLKN; translated from the coding sequence TTGCGTCTTTCTGATTTCCTGCTGGCCGCCCGCGCCCCGCGCCTGGACCGGGCCCTGAAGAAGATCGCACGGGAGGGTGGCGGGGTGGTGCTGCTGGACGGCACGCTGATCCGCACCCGGCGGCGCACCGGCCCGGACAACCGGAAGAACTATTCCGGCAAGCACAAATGCCATGGCCTGCTCGTGATCGCGCTCACCGACGACCGGGGCCGACTCGTCTGGGTCTCCGCGGTCAGACCCGGACGGACCTCGGAGATCACCGCCTGCCGTCACGACAAGCTCACGCAGAAGCTGCGGGCTGCCGGGCTCGGCGCGATCGCCGACCTGGCATTCGTCGGGCTCGAGGACAGTGATCCCGGCGCCGACCCGGCGATGATCACCGGCTACAAGCCCGCCCGGAACCGGCCTCTGACACGAGGGCAGAAGCTGTCCACCAAGGCACTGGCGGCCGTCAGGGCACCGGTCGAGCACGGATTCGCCCACCTGAAGAACTAA
- a CDS encoding N-acetylmuramoyl-L-alanine amidase, which produces MRGSATIPKATAGRHRARRTAGALASAALLLPLLGATPSRTAEQASSAQLQRAFATAAAEYHVPRSVLLAVSYLQSRWDTHAGAPSVSGGYGPMHLTDARTAIAEAPHHSDGAEDARGDSSRAPLLPETHVPENSELPPRLKTLTKAAELTGLPAERLRTDAAANLAGGAALLAAAQRELGEPLSDDASDWYGAVARFSGADDTATAATYADDVYDVIRGGEERVTDAGQRVALAAQPELSPDTAQLGRAGLRTVSAEGTECPKNVSCEWIPAPYEEFGEGEYGNHDLGNRPAAQSIKYIVIHDTEGTWDGVLKLVQDPTYVSWNYSLRSTDGHIAQHVKAKDVAWHAGNWYVNAKSIGLEHEGFLASPDAWYTEAMYRASARLVSYLSEKYDIPLDRQHILGHDNVPGPTTPTIPGMHTDPGPYWDWQHYFTLLEHPFHGDGKGPGGLVTVLPDYAKNRPEYTGCVTGGEPCAVHGSSAVRLYSRSDESAPLIKDIGLYPQGDDSTIGVNDIGSRVSTGQRYAVAGRDGDWTAIWYLGQKAWFKNPGKQPTVVNASGPVITPKAGLKEIPVYGRAYPEKEAYPAGVPVQSVSPLPYKLLEGQRYAAGDKVPGEYYYAPTFDTAPHKVVIGKDMYYEIQFGHRVAFVRAADVRVMSSAS; this is translated from the coding sequence TTGCGAGGATCCGCCACCATCCCCAAGGCCACCGCCGGGCGCCATCGCGCGCGCAGGACCGCGGGCGCCCTCGCCTCGGCTGCGCTGCTGCTGCCGCTGCTCGGCGCGACCCCGTCCCGTACCGCCGAACAGGCCTCCTCCGCCCAGTTGCAGAGGGCCTTCGCCACCGCGGCCGCCGAGTACCACGTACCGCGGAGCGTCCTTCTCGCCGTCTCCTATCTGCAGTCCCGCTGGGACACGCACGCCGGTGCCCCGAGCGTCAGCGGCGGCTACGGCCCGATGCACCTCACCGACGCCCGTACGGCGATCGCCGAGGCACCGCACCACAGCGACGGCGCGGAGGACGCCCGCGGCGACAGCTCGCGCGCCCCCCTCCTCCCCGAGACGCACGTGCCGGAGAACTCCGAACTCCCGCCCCGGCTCAAGACGTTGACGAAGGCCGCCGAGCTCACCGGCCTGCCCGCGGAGCGGCTGCGGACGGACGCGGCCGCGAACCTCGCGGGCGGTGCCGCGCTGCTCGCCGCCGCGCAGCGGGAGCTCGGCGAGCCGCTGAGCGACGACGCGTCCGACTGGTACGGGGCGGTGGCACGCTTCTCCGGCGCGGACGACACGGCGACGGCGGCGACGTACGCCGATGACGTGTACGACGTGATCCGCGGCGGCGAGGAACGCGTCACGGACGCCGGTCAGCGGGTGGCCCTCGCCGCCCAGCCCGAGCTGAGCCCCGACACCGCCCAACTGGGGCGCGCGGGACTGCGTACGGTCTCCGCCGAGGGCACGGAGTGCCCGAAGAACGTATCCTGCGAGTGGATTCCTGCTCCGTACGAGGAGTTCGGCGAGGGCGAGTACGGCAACCACGACCTCGGCAACCGGCCGGCGGCGCAGAGCATCAAGTACATCGTCATCCATGACACGGAGGGCACCTGGGACGGCGTACTGAAGCTGGTCCAGGACCCGACGTATGTGTCGTGGAACTACAGCCTGCGCTCCACCGACGGTCATATCGCCCAGCACGTGAAGGCGAAGGACGTGGCCTGGCACGCGGGCAACTGGTACGTCAACGCCAAGTCGATCGGCCTGGAGCACGAGGGCTTCCTGGCCTCGCCCGACGCCTGGTACACCGAGGCGATGTACCGGGCCTCGGCGCGGCTGGTGTCGTACCTCTCCGAGAAGTACGACATTCCGCTGGACCGTCAGCACATCCTCGGGCACGACAATGTGCCGGGCCCGACGACGCCGACCATTCCCGGCATGCACACGGACCCGGGCCCGTACTGGGACTGGCAGCACTACTTCACGCTGCTGGAGCACCCCTTCCACGGCGATGGGAAGGGCCCGGGCGGCCTGGTGACCGTACTGCCGGACTACGCCAAGAACCGTCCGGAGTACACGGGTTGCGTCACCGGCGGTGAGCCGTGCGCGGTGCACGGGTCGAGCGCGGTGCGGCTGTACTCCCGGTCGGACGAAAGCGCGCCCCTCATCAAGGACATCGGCCTGTATCCCCAGGGCGACGACTCGACGATCGGTGTGAACGACATCGGTTCACGCGTTTCCACGGGGCAGCGCTATGCCGTCGCCGGTCGTGACGGCGACTGGACGGCCATCTGGTATCTGGGCCAGAAGGCATGGTTCAAGAACCCGGGGAAGCAGCCGACGGTGGTGAACGCGTCCGGGCCGGTCATCACGCCCAAGGCCGGCCTGAAGGAGATCCCCGTCTACGGGCGCGCCTACCCGGAGAAGGAGGCGTACCCGGCAGGCGTACCCGTCCAGTCGGTCTCACCTCTGCCGTACAAGCTGCTCGAAGGCCAGCGGTACGCGGCGGGCGACAAGGTCCCGGGCGAGTACTACTACGCGCCGACCTTCGACACGGCTCCGCACAAGGTCGTGATCGGCAAGGACATGTACTACGAGATCCAGTTCGGTCATCGGGTGGCGTTCGTGCGGGCCGCGGACGTACGGGTGATGTCCTCGGCTTCGTAG
- a CDS encoding aminoglycoside phosphotransferase family protein encodes MYAASSSVSAPPRSLHPRPAGSGPYLDPARQATPVLGAGRTRRVPGLGTQPLSGRLDLSGPQGAQLRTAIASVHRICPEFAPVQVLRRSGRSVLLVGTTGRSTAVAKCLLDHSPIWTDRIRHEIAAYRSFVRHRPPVRVPRLIAADPDNCTLVIERMPGRVAALQRHPAEAPPRADIRAALGAICRLNAWRPPAGTFDAPLDYAERISRFHELGLLTDRDMGDLQKLVHGIAHSAGRQGMGQFCHGDALLSNILLSPAGPVLVDWEHAGWYLPGYDLATLWAVLGDATAARRQISQLAQSAGPAARDAFLVNLMLVLTREIRTYETAVQRSMHDTTPAAPGPAAHPGAAPSGEEQRLLLRRLHDDCQMARRAVRAAVGTR; translated from the coding sequence ATGTACGCAGCATCGTCCTCCGTGTCCGCTCCGCCCCGGTCGCTGCACCCCCGCCCTGCGGGCAGCGGCCCTTACCTCGACCCCGCGCGTCAGGCGACACCCGTGCTCGGGGCCGGCCGGACGCGGCGCGTTCCGGGGCTCGGCACCCAGCCGCTCAGCGGGAGACTCGACTTGTCCGGCCCTCAGGGCGCGCAGCTGCGCACGGCGATCGCGTCGGTGCACCGGATCTGCCCGGAGTTCGCTCCGGTCCAGGTGCTGCGCCGCAGCGGGCGCTCCGTGCTCCTCGTCGGCACGACAGGGCGCAGCACGGCCGTCGCCAAGTGTTTACTGGACCACTCCCCCATCTGGACGGACCGGATCCGGCATGAAATAGCGGCCTACCGCTCGTTCGTGCGGCACCGGCCGCCGGTCCGGGTACCGCGGCTGATCGCGGCGGATCCGGACAACTGCACCTTGGTGATCGAGCGGATGCCGGGCCGGGTGGCCGCGCTGCAGCGGCATCCGGCCGAGGCTCCGCCCCGCGCGGACATCCGGGCGGCGCTGGGCGCGATCTGCCGGCTGAACGCGTGGCGGCCACCGGCGGGCACGTTCGACGCCCCGCTGGACTACGCGGAGCGGATCTCCCGGTTCCATGAGCTGGGTCTGCTCACGGACCGGGACATGGGCGATCTGCAGAAGCTGGTGCACGGAATCGCCCACTCGGCAGGGCGACAAGGCATGGGCCAGTTCTGTCACGGCGACGCGCTCCTGTCGAACATCCTCCTCTCACCGGCAGGTCCAGTGCTGGTGGACTGGGAGCACGCGGGCTGGTATCTGCCGGGGTACGACCTGGCGACGCTGTGGGCGGTGCTCGGGGACGCCACCGCGGCCCGGCGGCAGATCAGCCAGCTCGCGCAGTCGGCGGGGCCCGCCGCGCGGGACGCGTTCCTGGTGAACCTGATGCTCGTCCTCACCAGGGAGATCCGTACGTACGAGACGGCCGTGCAGCGTTCGATGCACGACACGACCCCGGCGGCACCGGGACCGGCGGCCCACCCGGGTGCTGCGCCGTCCGGCGAGGAACAGCGGCTGCTGCTGAGGCGGCTGCACGACGACTGCCAGATGGCCCGTCGGGCCGTTCGAGCGGCGGTCGGCACTCGCTGA